From a region of the Tachypleus tridentatus isolate NWPU-2018 chromosome 1, ASM421037v1, whole genome shotgun sequence genome:
- the LOC143228950 gene encoding uncharacterized protein LOC143228950: MSVPNSMSDSERGTTTVERDGEVKLSNEQNPSKIYETKRNKKIIRLMTVFAYVFSVSLAAIVLSLYYVFLWDPAMDTESETPATPQALVANRELEFPFQYVQVSPHFTEQSVSGDDLAYFETKPKLAEINWNLKGNYTTERAEKQLSRRKTDDRNSVLPENPRKL; encoded by the coding sequence ATGAGTGTACCTAACAGTATGAGTGATAGCGAACGCGGGACAACGACAGTTGAAAGAGATGGTGAAGTGAAACTCTCTAACGAACAGAATCCCTCCAAAATTTACGAAACGAAGAGAAACAAAAAGATCATACGACTTATGACTGTGTTCGCATAcgtgttttctgtttctttagcAGCAATAGTCTTGTCTCTTTATTATGTATTCCTCTGGGATCCAGCGATGGATACAGAAAGCGAAACTCCAGCTACTCCACAAGCCCTTGTTGCTAACAGAGAACTTGAATTTCCCTTCCAATATGTTCAGGTATCTCCACACTTTACGGAGCAATCGGTTTCTGGCGACGATCTTGCTTACTTTGAAACCAAACCTAAGTTAGCTGAAATAAACTGGAACCTTAAGGGCAACTACACCACGGAGAGAGCCGAAAAACAACTTTCTCGTAGAAAGACGGACGACCGAAATTCTGTCTTGCCCGAGAATCCAAGAAAACTTTAA